Proteins encoded within one genomic window of Solea senegalensis isolate Sse05_10M linkage group LG11, IFAPA_SoseM_1, whole genome shotgun sequence:
- the tspy gene encoding testis specific protein Y-linked isoform X1 encodes MSEVTDSKQSADSASRKRCPPSSDQDEGSGVPSKSTKVSNALNEAGVSSESSKSSEAESKETAGNEAERRDGSVVEAAAQSSDSATLPVNKFSAGDSSTKKPQSSDARGSADVKQVAEKITGALQAPSAPLHQSDSAAIAAAEALASLTGGDGEDSQETPCSSVKVKQAKQGSRFKQRGAQHQSSRVGSKTQAAAADSSTSVHSTDREDADDVAEAEEGDESMSGSSSSQSSSFPSENEDNDDGECAIVSVKMAPEMRQSVALLAQVQMRLEALEKKSARLHQRLDLKINRQRRPHLDQRSTITKTIPGFWVTALLNHPHLSAHIDETDEDALSYMTDLEVGSIETFKNNKLGYRIRFHFRRNPYFQNNIIMKELHLGMGGSPMSFSNPILWHRGQNLTANSEPRKSSHGVYRTFFNWFSDHSNPGQDDVAQILKDDLYRDPLRYYLTPLWEPRENGSSGSGGRTAGNGNGDDCVVISDSDDDPGEDAGEAEQGQSRDQEEEEEQDEEDEEEEAAAAAAAAEEEEEEEEEEEEEEENRGRSAGNISSSDESPEEEDEGGEIVIDGSDDSDQEEDEEEEEEEEEEEEDEA; translated from the exons ATGAGCGAAGTGACGGACTCTAAACAGTCCGCTGACTCTGCGTCGAGGAAACGGTGTCCGCCGTCATCCGACCAGGATGAAGGCAGCGGGGTACCCAGCAAGTCCACGAAAGTGAGCAACGCGTTAAACGAGGCGGGGGTTTCATCGGAAAGCTCCAAAAGTAGCGAAGCTGAGAGTAAAGAAACAGCTGGAAAcgaggcagagaggagagacggGAGCGTGGTGGAAGCAGCTGCTCAGAGTTCAGACAGCGCTACACTGCCTGTCAACAAGTTCAGTGCTGGTGACAGCAGCACCAAAAAACCACAGTCCTCTGATGCTCGTGGATCTGCTGACGTAAAGCAAGTTGCAGAGAAGATAACAGGAGCGTTGCAAGCGCCCTCTGCTCCCCTGCACCAGTCCGACTCAGCAGCCATAGCAGCTGCTGAAGCACTCGCCAGTCTCacaggaggagacggagaggaCAGTCAAGAGACTCCTTGCTCATCTGTAAAGGTGAAACAGGCGAAACAGGGGAGCAGATTCAAACAGCGCGGGGCCCAGCACCAGTCCTCCAGAGTGGGCTCTAAAACacaggcagctgcagcagacaGCTCCACATCTGTGCACAGCACTGACAGAGAGGATGCAGATGATGTGGCCGAAGCAGAGGAAGGTGATGAGTCTATGTCTGGGTCTTCGTCTTCACAAAGCTCCTCTTTCCCATCAGAGAATGAGGACAATGATGATGGGGAGTGTGCAATTGTGTCAGTAAAGATGGCCCCAGAGATGAGACAGTCGGTGGCTCTCCTCGCACAGGTACAGATGAGACTGGAAGCCCTCGAGAAGAAAAGTGCCCGGCTTCACCAACGCCTGGACCTGAAGATAAATCGACAGAGACGGCCACATCTGGACCAGCGCAGCACCATAACAAAAACTATCCCTGGCTTTTGGGTGACAGCT CTGTTGAACCACCCTCATCTCTCAGCTCACATCGACGAGACAGATGAAGATGCTCTTAGTTACATGACTGATCTTGAGGTAGGAAGT attgagacattcaaaaataacaaactggGCTACAGGATCCGCTTTCACTTCAGGCGTAACCCATATTTCCAGAATAACATAATCATGAAGGAGTTGCACCTTGGAATGGGAG ggTCTCCCATGTCTTTCTCCAACCCCATCCTATGGCATCGTGGACAAAACCTGACGGCCAACAGCGAACCCCGGAAGTCGTCGCATGGCGTTTACCGGACATTTTTTAACTGGTTCAGCGACCATAGCAACCCAGGACAAGATGATGTAGCACAG ATACTAAAGGATGACCTGTACAGAGACCCACTGAGATACTACCTCACTCCACTGTGGGAACCGCGGGAGAACGGCAG CAGTGGCAGTGGAGGCAGAACAGCTGGTAATGGTAATGGCGATGACTGTGTGGTGATCTCCGACTCGGATGATGACCCTGGTGAGGATGCCGGTGAGGCTGAACAAGGCCAGAGTAGAGaccaggaagaggaagaggaacaggatgaggaggacgaagaggaagaagcagcagcagcagcagcagctgcagaagaagaagaagaagaagaagaagaggaggaggaggaggaggagaacagaggCCGCAGTGCAG GAAATATCTCCTCCTCAGACGAGAGCccagaagaggaagatgaaggtgGAGAAATAGTGATTGATG GCTCTGATGACAGTgaccaggaggaggatgaagaagaagaggaggaggaggaggaggaggaggaggatgaggccTAA
- the tspy gene encoding testis specific protein Y-linked isoform X3, whose translation MSEVTDSKQSADSASRKRCPPSSDQDEGSGVPSKSTKVSNALNEAGVSSESSKSSEAESKETAGNEAERRDGSVVEAAAQSSDSATLPVNKFSAGDSSTKKPQSSDARGSADVKQVAEKITGALQAPSAPLHQSDSAAIAAAEALASLTGGDGEDSQETPCSSVKVKQAKQGSRFKQRGAQHQSSRVGSKTQAAAADSSTSVHSTDREDADDVAEAEEGDESMSGSSSSQSSSFPSENEDNDDGECAIVSVKMAPEMRQSVALLAQVQMRLEALEKKSARLHQRLDLKINRQRRPHLDQRSTITKTIPGFWVTALLNHPHLSAHIDETDEDALSYMTDLEVGSIETFKNNKLGYRIRFHFRRNPYFQNNIIMKELHLGMGGSPMSFSNPILWHRGQNLTANSEPRKSSHGVYRTFFNWFSDHSNPGQDDVAQILKDDLYRDPLRYYLTPLWEPRENGSSGSGGRTAGNGNGDDCVVISDSDDDPGEDAGEAEQGQSRDQEEEEEQDEEDEEEEAAAAAAAAEEEEEEEEEEEEEEENRGRSADESPEEEDEGGEIVIDGSDDSDQEEDEEEEEEEEEEEEDEA comes from the exons ATGAGCGAAGTGACGGACTCTAAACAGTCCGCTGACTCTGCGTCGAGGAAACGGTGTCCGCCGTCATCCGACCAGGATGAAGGCAGCGGGGTACCCAGCAAGTCCACGAAAGTGAGCAACGCGTTAAACGAGGCGGGGGTTTCATCGGAAAGCTCCAAAAGTAGCGAAGCTGAGAGTAAAGAAACAGCTGGAAAcgaggcagagaggagagacggGAGCGTGGTGGAAGCAGCTGCTCAGAGTTCAGACAGCGCTACACTGCCTGTCAACAAGTTCAGTGCTGGTGACAGCAGCACCAAAAAACCACAGTCCTCTGATGCTCGTGGATCTGCTGACGTAAAGCAAGTTGCAGAGAAGATAACAGGAGCGTTGCAAGCGCCCTCTGCTCCCCTGCACCAGTCCGACTCAGCAGCCATAGCAGCTGCTGAAGCACTCGCCAGTCTCacaggaggagacggagaggaCAGTCAAGAGACTCCTTGCTCATCTGTAAAGGTGAAACAGGCGAAACAGGGGAGCAGATTCAAACAGCGCGGGGCCCAGCACCAGTCCTCCAGAGTGGGCTCTAAAACacaggcagctgcagcagacaGCTCCACATCTGTGCACAGCACTGACAGAGAGGATGCAGATGATGTGGCCGAAGCAGAGGAAGGTGATGAGTCTATGTCTGGGTCTTCGTCTTCACAAAGCTCCTCTTTCCCATCAGAGAATGAGGACAATGATGATGGGGAGTGTGCAATTGTGTCAGTAAAGATGGCCCCAGAGATGAGACAGTCGGTGGCTCTCCTCGCACAGGTACAGATGAGACTGGAAGCCCTCGAGAAGAAAAGTGCCCGGCTTCACCAACGCCTGGACCTGAAGATAAATCGACAGAGACGGCCACATCTGGACCAGCGCAGCACCATAACAAAAACTATCCCTGGCTTTTGGGTGACAGCT CTGTTGAACCACCCTCATCTCTCAGCTCACATCGACGAGACAGATGAAGATGCTCTTAGTTACATGACTGATCTTGAGGTAGGAAGT attgagacattcaaaaataacaaactggGCTACAGGATCCGCTTTCACTTCAGGCGTAACCCATATTTCCAGAATAACATAATCATGAAGGAGTTGCACCTTGGAATGGGAG ggTCTCCCATGTCTTTCTCCAACCCCATCCTATGGCATCGTGGACAAAACCTGACGGCCAACAGCGAACCCCGGAAGTCGTCGCATGGCGTTTACCGGACATTTTTTAACTGGTTCAGCGACCATAGCAACCCAGGACAAGATGATGTAGCACAG ATACTAAAGGATGACCTGTACAGAGACCCACTGAGATACTACCTCACTCCACTGTGGGAACCGCGGGAGAACGGCAG CAGTGGCAGTGGAGGCAGAACAGCTGGTAATGGTAATGGCGATGACTGTGTGGTGATCTCCGACTCGGATGATGACCCTGGTGAGGATGCCGGTGAGGCTGAACAAGGCCAGAGTAGAGaccaggaagaggaagaggaacaggatgaggaggacgaagaggaagaagcagcagcagcagcagcagctgcagaagaagaagaagaagaagaagaagaggaggaggaggaggaggagaacagaggCCGCAGTGCAG ACGAGAGCccagaagaggaagatgaaggtgGAGAAATAGTGATTGATG GCTCTGATGACAGTgaccaggaggaggatgaagaagaagaggaggaggaggaggaggaggaggaggatgaggccTAA
- the tspy gene encoding testis specific protein Y-linked isoform X2, giving the protein MSEVTDSKQSADSASRKRCPPSSDQDEGSGVPSKSTKVSNALNEAGVSSESSKSSEAESKETAGNEAERRDGSVVEAAAQSSDSATLPVNKFSAGDSSTKKPQSSDARGSADVKQVAEKITGALQAPSAPLHQSDSAAIAAAEALASLTGGDGEDSQETPCSSVKVKQAKQGSRFKQRGAQHQSSRVGSKTQAAAADSSTSVHSTDREDADDVAEAEEGDESMSGSSSSQSSSFPSENEDNDDGECAIVSVKMAPEMRQSVALLAQVQMRLEALEKKSARLHQRLDLKINRQRRPHLDQRSTITKTIPGFWVTALLNHPHLSAHIDETDEDALSYMTDLEIETFKNNKLGYRIRFHFRRNPYFQNNIIMKELHLGMGGSPMSFSNPILWHRGQNLTANSEPRKSSHGVYRTFFNWFSDHSNPGQDDVAQILKDDLYRDPLRYYLTPLWEPRENGSSGSGGRTAGNGNGDDCVVISDSDDDPGEDAGEAEQGQSRDQEEEEEQDEEDEEEEAAAAAAAAEEEEEEEEEEEEEEENRGRSAGNISSSDESPEEEDEGGEIVIDGSDDSDQEEDEEEEEEEEEEEEDEA; this is encoded by the exons ATGAGCGAAGTGACGGACTCTAAACAGTCCGCTGACTCTGCGTCGAGGAAACGGTGTCCGCCGTCATCCGACCAGGATGAAGGCAGCGGGGTACCCAGCAAGTCCACGAAAGTGAGCAACGCGTTAAACGAGGCGGGGGTTTCATCGGAAAGCTCCAAAAGTAGCGAAGCTGAGAGTAAAGAAACAGCTGGAAAcgaggcagagaggagagacggGAGCGTGGTGGAAGCAGCTGCTCAGAGTTCAGACAGCGCTACACTGCCTGTCAACAAGTTCAGTGCTGGTGACAGCAGCACCAAAAAACCACAGTCCTCTGATGCTCGTGGATCTGCTGACGTAAAGCAAGTTGCAGAGAAGATAACAGGAGCGTTGCAAGCGCCCTCTGCTCCCCTGCACCAGTCCGACTCAGCAGCCATAGCAGCTGCTGAAGCACTCGCCAGTCTCacaggaggagacggagaggaCAGTCAAGAGACTCCTTGCTCATCTGTAAAGGTGAAACAGGCGAAACAGGGGAGCAGATTCAAACAGCGCGGGGCCCAGCACCAGTCCTCCAGAGTGGGCTCTAAAACacaggcagctgcagcagacaGCTCCACATCTGTGCACAGCACTGACAGAGAGGATGCAGATGATGTGGCCGAAGCAGAGGAAGGTGATGAGTCTATGTCTGGGTCTTCGTCTTCACAAAGCTCCTCTTTCCCATCAGAGAATGAGGACAATGATGATGGGGAGTGTGCAATTGTGTCAGTAAAGATGGCCCCAGAGATGAGACAGTCGGTGGCTCTCCTCGCACAGGTACAGATGAGACTGGAAGCCCTCGAGAAGAAAAGTGCCCGGCTTCACCAACGCCTGGACCTGAAGATAAATCGACAGAGACGGCCACATCTGGACCAGCGCAGCACCATAACAAAAACTATCCCTGGCTTTTGGGTGACAGCT CTGTTGAACCACCCTCATCTCTCAGCTCACATCGACGAGACAGATGAAGATGCTCTTAGTTACATGACTGATCTTGAG attgagacattcaaaaataacaaactggGCTACAGGATCCGCTTTCACTTCAGGCGTAACCCATATTTCCAGAATAACATAATCATGAAGGAGTTGCACCTTGGAATGGGAG ggTCTCCCATGTCTTTCTCCAACCCCATCCTATGGCATCGTGGACAAAACCTGACGGCCAACAGCGAACCCCGGAAGTCGTCGCATGGCGTTTACCGGACATTTTTTAACTGGTTCAGCGACCATAGCAACCCAGGACAAGATGATGTAGCACAG ATACTAAAGGATGACCTGTACAGAGACCCACTGAGATACTACCTCACTCCACTGTGGGAACCGCGGGAGAACGGCAG CAGTGGCAGTGGAGGCAGAACAGCTGGTAATGGTAATGGCGATGACTGTGTGGTGATCTCCGACTCGGATGATGACCCTGGTGAGGATGCCGGTGAGGCTGAACAAGGCCAGAGTAGAGaccaggaagaggaagaggaacaggatgaggaggacgaagaggaagaagcagcagcagcagcagcagctgcagaagaagaagaagaagaagaagaagaggaggaggaggaggaggagaacagaggCCGCAGTGCAG GAAATATCTCCTCCTCAGACGAGAGCccagaagaggaagatgaaggtgGAGAAATAGTGATTGATG GCTCTGATGACAGTgaccaggaggaggatgaagaagaagaggaggaggaggaggaggaggaggaggatgaggccTAA